One genomic segment of Salarias fasciatus unplaced genomic scaffold, fSalaFa1.1, whole genome shotgun sequence includes these proteins:
- the rcvrna gene encoding recoverin a: MGNTKSSALSKELLEDLKSNTKYSEAELCSWYQSFLKECPGGKISKAQFEGIYASFFHADPTAYARHVFRSFDTNADGTLDFKEYIVALHLTSGGKTLQKLEWAFALYDVDGNGTISKSEILEIVRSIFNMIPADDQKNLPEDENTPEKRAEKIWEFFGKKENDKISEGEFIQGVMDNKDILRLIQYDEPQKIRTS, translated from the exons ATGGGGAACACCAAGAGCAGCGCTCTGTCCaaggagctcctggaggaccTCAAATCCAACACCAAGTACTCGgaggcggagctgtgcagctgGTACCAGTCCTTCCTGAAGGAGTGCCCCGGCGGCAAGATCAGCAAGGCGCAGTTCGAGGGCATCTACGCCAGCTTCTTCCACGCCGACCCCACGGCGTACGCCCGCCACGTGTTCCGCAGCTTCGACACCAACGCCGACGGCACGCTGGACTTCAAGGAGTACATCGTGGCGCTGCACCTGACGTCCGGCGGGAAGACCCTGCAGAAGCTGGAGTGGGCCTTCGCCCTGTACGACGTGGACGGCAACGGAACCATCAGCAAGAGCGAGATCCTGGAGATCGTCCGG TCGATTTTCAACATGATTCCCGCCGACGACCAGAAAAACCTCCCGGAGGACGAGaacacgccggagaagagggcCGAGAAGATCTGGGAGTTTTTCGGGAAGAAGGAGAACG ATAAGATCTCGGAGGGCGAGTTCATCCAGGGCGTCATGGACAACAAGGACATCCTGCGGCTGATCCAGTACGACGAGCCGCAGAAGATCAGGACAAGCTGA